The Halococcus saccharolyticus DSM 5350 genome window below encodes:
- a CDS encoding multicopper oxidase domain-containing protein, protein MTDRIGAPGTGISRREFLAASGGVGTAVLAGCTAIDQKSSTNPTLGDPPANVSGDGGKLPYTSPPEVVQVDEQGGKVTLSTQQCRHAVHPKETMGGPIELPQVWAFKADDGPASVPGPILRTTEGNDMEVTLDNSNGMRPHTVHFHGSQTTWKNDGVPTTTGIEVGPGEKHTYTIPANVPGTHFYHCHYQTHRHIDMGMYGILRIDPKGYEPADKEYFMTVKEWDSRLNRMMAGEDAQYSPRQRNPDVFTINGKSAPRSFHPEDGSPIIVDKGDSVRVHLVNGGYMAHPLHTHNHRFEVVESDGGQIPEAARYTQDVANIAPAERRTIEFTADADPGIYLLHCHKVHHVMNRDSYPGGMLGAIVYREAMNSDIFAQLMEYAGYDGE, encoded by the coding sequence ATGACCGACCGTATCGGCGCACCCGGCACGGGTATCTCGCGGCGTGAATTCCTGGCGGCAAGCGGTGGTGTCGGCACGGCAGTGCTGGCGGGCTGTACGGCAATCGACCAGAAATCGTCGACGAACCCGACCCTTGGGGACCCACCGGCAAACGTGAGTGGCGACGGCGGTAAACTCCCGTACACGTCCCCACCCGAGGTCGTGCAGGTCGACGAACAGGGTGGGAAGGTGACGCTCAGCACCCAGCAGTGCAGACACGCGGTCCACCCGAAGGAGACGATGGGCGGACCGATTGAGCTCCCCCAGGTTTGGGCGTTCAAGGCCGACGACGGTCCCGCGAGCGTTCCAGGGCCGATCCTCCGCACCACCGAGGGCAACGACATGGAGGTGACGCTGGACAACTCGAACGGGATGCGCCCGCACACGGTTCACTTCCACGGGTCTCAGACCACGTGGAAAAACGACGGCGTGCCGACCACGACCGGCATCGAAGTCGGCCCCGGTGAGAAACACACCTACACCATCCCGGCGAACGTCCCTGGGACCCACTTCTATCACTGCCACTATCAGACCCATCGCCACATCGACATGGGGATGTACGGGATTCTTCGGATCGATCCGAAGGGGTACGAGCCCGCCGACAAGGAGTACTTCATGACGGTGAAAGAGTGGGATTCGCGACTCAACCGGATGATGGCCGGCGAGGACGCCCAGTACAGCCCGCGGCAACGCAACCCCGACGTGTTCACCATCAACGGAAAGAGCGCGCCGCGGTCCTTCCACCCTGAGGATGGCTCGCCGATCATCGTCGACAAGGGCGACTCGGTTCGAGTCCACCTCGTCAACGGCGGGTACATGGCCCATCCGCTCCACACCCACAACCACCGCTTCGAGGTGGTCGAATCCGACGGTGGCCAGATCCCTGAAGCCGCACGATACACTCAAGATGTCGCCAACATCGCCCCTGCGGAACGCCGCACCATCGAGTTCACCGCCGATGCTGATCCCGGTATCTACCTCCTGCATTGCCACAAAGTCCACCACGTGATGAACAGGGACAGCTATCCTGGCGGGATGCTCGGGGCGATCGTCTATCGCGAGGCAATGAATTCGGACATCTTCGCCCAGCTCATGGAGTACGCCGGCTACGACGGAGAGTGA
- a CDS encoding halocyanin domain-containing protein: MEATRVQPSARQVDRRGFLKAAGGTAVGVGAIGATAGTASAQEGSDAAGGWFGGVSNYESVVDKTGQSQIEISVGAKGNGGNFAFSPPAIRVDAGTTVTWKWTGEGGGHNVVAENGAFESDIASEAGHTFEHTFETEGAVKYACLPHKSMGMRGAVLVGADATIDTGSKQASGESSTPYGGWLDDTENFENVVDLSDRDRVEIQVGAAGNGGNFAFSPPAIHINPKTTVVWRRIEDNTALSVVAEDESFWTDFDEETGEAFEWTFTGNRVVKYSCPAYEELGMKGLIVVGNPDLPTIGEVVSTPWGGALAGSGLMAVLSPVAFGVFLAIHGTGDADSTETSDRQG; this comes from the coding sequence ATGGAAGCAACGAGAGTACAACCGAGTGCGAGGCAGGTCGACCGGCGAGGGTTCCTGAAGGCCGCTGGCGGGACGGCAGTCGGCGTCGGAGCGATCGGAGCCACGGCAGGAACTGCTAGCGCACAGGAAGGAAGCGACGCTGCAGGCGGGTGGTTCGGCGGTGTCAGCAACTACGAGAGCGTCGTCGACAAGACGGGACAAAGCCAAATCGAGATCAGCGTCGGTGCGAAGGGTAACGGCGGGAACTTCGCGTTCTCGCCGCCGGCTATTCGCGTCGACGCTGGGACGACAGTCACGTGGAAGTGGACAGGTGAGGGTGGTGGCCACAACGTGGTTGCCGAAAACGGCGCGTTCGAGAGTGACATAGCAAGCGAGGCCGGCCACACGTTTGAACACACCTTCGAGACGGAGGGGGCGGTCAAATACGCCTGCCTGCCGCACAAGAGTATGGGAATGCGAGGAGCAGTCCTCGTTGGTGCTGATGCGACCATCGATACCGGATCGAAGCAGGCCAGTGGTGAATCGTCGACACCGTACGGTGGCTGGCTCGACGATACCGAGAACTTCGAGAACGTCGTCGATTTGTCCGACCGTGATCGAGTTGAGATTCAGGTGGGTGCAGCAGGCAATGGTGGGAATTTCGCGTTCTCACCACCGGCGATCCATATCAACCCGAAGACGACTGTCGTCTGGCGGCGGATCGAGGACAACACCGCGCTTAGCGTGGTTGCCGAAGACGAGTCGTTCTGGACCGATTTCGACGAAGAAACTGGCGAGGCGTTCGAGTGGACGTTCACCGGCAATCGCGTCGTGAAATACTCCTGTCCGGCGTACGAGGAACTCGGGATGAAGGGGTTGATCGTCGTCGGGAATCCCGATCTCCCGACGATCGGCGAAGTGGTGTCGACGCCGTGGGGCGGCGCGCTGGCCGGAAGCGGTCTGATGGCGGTTCTCTCACCGGTTGCATTCGGCGTGTTCCTTGCGATTCATGGAACTGGTGACGCCGACTCGACCGAAACATCCGACCGACAAGGATGA
- a CDS encoding helix-turn-helix domain-containing protein, which produces MAIDQTRTIGGDFPDDPEDLLPTDGILSLDEYLEMHAAVGHRTRYEICYRLVHGGEMSPKELEEVISIDDSTLHYHLNKLVDVGLIEKRQHTERGQDGLYTYYRATVFGEVTLSEGIDELIRGEQEFEEMYDSSTTPESES; this is translated from the coding sequence ATGGCGATCGATCAAACGCGTACAATCGGCGGGGACTTTCCGGATGACCCAGAAGATCTGCTGCCGACAGACGGCATTCTCAGCCTCGATGAGTATCTCGAGATGCACGCCGCCGTCGGGCACCGTACCCGATACGAGATTTGCTACCGGCTCGTCCATGGCGGGGAAATGAGTCCCAAGGAGCTTGAGGAAGTGATATCCATCGATGACAGCACCCTCCACTACCACCTCAACAAGCTCGTCGATGTCGGTCTCATTGAGAAGCGCCAGCACACCGAGCGAGGACAGGACGGACTATATACATATTATCGGGCGACCGTGTTCGGAGAGGTCACGCTCAGTGAAGGCATCGATGAACTGATCCGCGGCGAGCAAGAGTTCGAAGAAATGTACGACAGTTCGACTACACCTGAATCTGAGTCCTAA
- a CDS encoding DUF7509 family protein, translating into MSVEITRELIAERLGSVKYDRFLFYLMGPYKSFNLSYVLNEEERREIDIEDLPGPLRRVFQNRDEINAAQTLLRRVEGALRMTPGVNAFLALDVEVDTNNVDAVTQSIEYTRCSNATAFVVPFLGHNFGVGEEAGSILENLAETHGDRLVFVHEDDVTSAMIRSANMRWDLRVETYETEEELVATLRRFAGGIMQRERRGDLESLD; encoded by the coding sequence ATGTCCGTGGAGATTACGCGTGAACTGATCGCCGAGCGGTTGGGGAGCGTGAAATACGACCGCTTTCTCTTCTACCTGATGGGACCGTACAAGTCATTCAACCTCAGCTACGTCCTCAACGAGGAGGAACGTCGTGAGATCGATATCGAAGACCTCCCTGGGCCGCTGCGCCGAGTCTTCCAGAACAGGGACGAGATCAACGCAGCGCAGACACTCTTACGGCGGGTGGAGGGAGCGCTTCGGATGACTCCCGGTGTGAATGCGTTTCTGGCCCTCGATGTCGAGGTGGACACTAACAATGTAGATGCAGTGACCCAGAGCATCGAGTACACCCGATGCAGCAACGCGACCGCGTTCGTGGTTCCGTTTCTCGGTCACAACTTCGGCGTCGGAGAAGAAGCCGGAAGCATTCTCGAAAACCTCGCAGAAACACACGGTGATCGATTGGTCTTCGTCCATGAAGACGACGTGACGAGTGCGATGATTCGATCGGCGAATATGCGGTGGGACCTGCGAGTCGAGACGTACGAAACTGAAGAAGAACTCGTCGCCACTCTCCGACGATTCGCGGGCGGCATCATGCAACGCGAACGCCGCGGAGACCTCGAAAGTCTGGACTGA
- a CDS encoding DUF7560 family zinc ribbon protein yields the protein MVYSKRLLVTSRGAGQRYDFRCPHCGEYVQVDADMMELLLASGCVACGGPISTEAFSNHSR from the coding sequence GTGGTGTACTCGAAGAGATTGCTCGTGACGAGCAGGGGTGCAGGCCAGCGGTATGATTTCCGATGTCCGCACTGCGGCGAGTACGTCCAAGTCGACGCCGATATGATGGAGCTATTACTCGCGTCGGGCTGTGTCGCCTGTGGTGGCCCGATATCGACAGAGGCGTTCAGTAACCACAGTAGGTGA
- a CDS encoding helix-turn-helix domain-containing protein, whose product MGDGIFAELEVGGPASCRLPTKGTETAATINSITRSTIPTEDEAITEEFTVEQVNGRTRDDSDDTALDEIRSMTRVFDTDSETVYRFDRERRGCVCDRVEALGCPVRDVTVNGDQVTVTFFAIDIETLQTVIRDLKDRFETVSVRRLLRSDADEAESDLMFIDRSMFTDRQREVLTVAHDMGYFAHPREANAETVAGALDITVSTFAEHLAAAQSKLMDSVLTRS is encoded by the coding sequence ATGGGGGACGGTATCTTCGCCGAACTTGAGGTCGGAGGGCCTGCCTCATGCCGACTCCCAACAAAGGGGACCGAGACGGCTGCGACAATTAACAGCATCACGCGGAGTACGATACCGACAGAGGACGAAGCCATCACTGAAGAGTTCACCGTCGAACAGGTGAACGGGAGAACGCGGGACGACTCCGACGACACCGCACTCGACGAAATCAGATCGATGACTCGAGTATTCGATACTGACTCGGAAACCGTCTACCGATTCGATCGCGAGAGACGGGGCTGTGTCTGCGACCGAGTCGAAGCGCTCGGCTGTCCGGTTCGGGACGTCACCGTCAACGGTGACCAGGTCACCGTCACGTTCTTTGCAATTGATATCGAGACGCTTCAGACTGTGATTAGGGATCTCAAGGATCGGTTCGAAACTGTATCGGTTCGCCGGCTGCTGCGGTCGGATGCAGACGAGGCAGAAAGTGACCTCATGTTCATCGATCGGAGCATGTTCACCGACCGTCAGCGCGAGGTGCTCACCGTCGCACACGATATGGGCTACTTCGCTCACCCACGGGAGGCCAACGCCGAGACAGTCGCGGGGGCGCTTGATATCACGGTCTCGACGTTTGCTGAACACCTCGCGGCCGCTCAGTCGAAGCTCATGGACTCGGTTCTCACCCGATCGTGA
- a CDS encoding QcrA and Rieske domain-containing protein — MRDKNQPTDHERPTAEDQSTDSCESCPCVRADGGAESTPNDGEGGRLDRRDMAKILATVGGLTAVGSLAAPLAGLTRVFEREYDGPIYSDSVPLVDADGNQIGENQLEMGDFMTVFPEPRPGLEDAPTLLVRFPEEEYAEPTNLEFTVGGYAAYSKVCTHAGCMVANQEGQTMVCPCHFGKFNPVQGASVVGGPPPRPLPQLPITLSSDGYLIATGDFDGAVGVQG, encoded by the coding sequence ATGAGGGACAAAAATCAACCAACTGACCACGAACGACCCACGGCCGAGGACCAATCGACCGACTCGTGCGAGAGTTGTCCGTGCGTTCGCGCTGACGGCGGTGCGGAATCGACACCCAACGACGGTGAGGGTGGGAGACTCGACCGACGAGACATGGCGAAGATCCTCGCCACAGTTGGTGGCCTGACTGCGGTCGGGAGCCTGGCCGCGCCGCTTGCGGGACTGACCCGCGTGTTCGAGCGCGAATACGACGGTCCCATCTATAGCGATAGCGTGCCGCTCGTGGATGCGGACGGCAACCAGATCGGCGAAAACCAGCTGGAGATGGGTGACTTCATGACCGTCTTTCCTGAGCCGCGACCGGGGCTCGAAGATGCGCCGACCTTGCTGGTTCGGTTCCCCGAAGAGGAGTACGCTGAGCCGACGAACCTCGAATTCACCGTTGGGGGCTATGCAGCGTACTCGAAAGTCTGCACGCATGCGGGATGTATGGTGGCCAATCAAGAAGGCCAAACGATGGTCTGTCCCTGCCACTTCGGGAAGTTCAATCCGGTTCAGGGGGCATCGGTCGTCGGCGGGCCGCCGCCCCGGCCACTTCCGCAGCTCCCCATCACGCTGTCCAGCGATGGCTATCTCATCGCCACCGGGGATTTCGACGGAGCAGTCGGGGTACAGGGGTGA
- a CDS encoding cytochrome b, giving the protein MLNRIYGWFDRRFDLEDSSKFLGKAFPAEDSFLLGEVALFTFFLLVMTGIFLGFFFEPSTTEVTYDGSVAQYQDQELPAAFASVLYITYDIPFGMFLRRLHHWAAHFFVASIGLHMLRVFFSGAYRNPREPNWVVGGLLALLAIFAAYTGYSLPFDEFASTATGIGYSIANSIPIVGDIISKIVFGGEYPSSATLPRFYFLHVFAIPVAIMALIGVHMAILIRQKHTEGPRSSDVAGEQTVEKDDDTYVIGLPAFPNQAAVSVVVFFLTLAFVSLLAGFLPVHNVAAYGPNDPASTPELIMPDWFLMWVFGFLKVMPSWMSFTVPFTDIHVSTEFLSGVVLPGIVFGLVFLWPFIDYRKDPTHFTVNPLRRPWQTAVGVAAVTFIMIASIAGMNNILADVIAVSTGTINNILLVATLVYPLVAGAITYYILRGNGREESQERGEPAADGGSRSMKPTSENGPTDGPSDDPTADSSPSGGEADD; this is encoded by the coding sequence ATGTTGAACCGCATCTACGGTTGGTTTGACAGGCGATTCGACCTCGAAGACAGCAGCAAGTTCCTCGGGAAGGCCTTCCCGGCTGAAGACTCGTTCCTGCTCGGCGAGGTCGCGCTATTCACGTTTTTCCTGCTGGTGATGACGGGTATCTTCCTCGGATTCTTTTTCGAACCGAGTACTACTGAGGTCACATACGATGGGAGCGTTGCCCAGTATCAGGATCAGGAGCTCCCAGCAGCGTTCGCGAGTGTTCTCTACATCACTTATGATATTCCCTTCGGGATGTTCCTCCGGCGGCTACACCACTGGGCCGCCCACTTCTTCGTGGCCTCGATCGGGCTGCATATGCTCCGCGTGTTCTTTTCCGGAGCGTACCGTAACCCCCGCGAGCCGAACTGGGTTGTCGGCGGTCTGCTCGCTCTGCTGGCCATCTTTGCAGCGTATACTGGGTACTCGCTGCCGTTCGACGAGTTCGCCAGCACCGCGACCGGCATCGGGTATAGCATCGCCAACTCGATACCGATAGTTGGTGATATCATCTCAAAAATCGTGTTCGGGGGAGAGTACCCTTCCAGCGCTACTCTTCCACGGTTTTACTTCCTGCATGTCTTTGCCATCCCAGTCGCCATCATGGCGCTGATCGGGGTTCATATGGCGATACTAATCCGACAGAAGCACACCGAAGGTCCGCGGAGCAGCGACGTAGCGGGTGAACAAACGGTTGAGAAAGATGACGATACGTACGTCATTGGCTTGCCCGCGTTCCCGAATCAGGCCGCAGTAAGCGTCGTGGTGTTCTTCCTTACCCTGGCGTTCGTCTCCCTACTCGCTGGATTTCTCCCCGTCCACAACGTTGCAGCGTACGGCCCTAATGATCCAGCGAGCACGCCCGAGCTCATCATGCCCGACTGGTTCTTGATGTGGGTGTTCGGCTTCCTGAAGGTGATGCCGTCGTGGATGAGTTTCACCGTTCCGTTCACCGATATCCACGTCTCGACGGAGTTCCTTAGTGGGGTGGTCCTCCCGGGTATCGTGTTCGGTCTGGTGTTCCTGTGGCCGTTCATCGACTACCGAAAGGATCCAACTCATTTCACTGTCAATCCCCTGCGACGCCCGTGGCAGACTGCTGTCGGGGTCGCGGCAGTGACGTTCATCATGATCGCGTCGATTGCGGGGATGAACAACATCCTCGCGGACGTCATCGCTGTCTCGACTGGTACTATCAACAACATACTGCTTGTCGCAACGTTGGTCTATCCTCTCGTGGCTGGGGCGATTACGTACTACATCCTTCGCGGTAACGGCCGGGAAGAGTCACAAGAACGCGGCGAACCTGCCGCAGATGGTGGATCACGGTCGATGAAGCCGACGTCAGAGAACGGACCAACCGACGGACCGAGCGATGATCCGACTGCTGACTCGTCGCCCTCGGGAGGTGAGGCAGATGACTGA
- a CDS encoding molybdopterin-dependent oxidoreductase: MSDNQSNVDIENTDESNSGVGRRGFLKGLGLTTALGLTGTTIGDELTQMGGIENVDGSDYIGSYPYREWEDFYREKWDWDSVARSTHGVNCTGSCSWNVYVKNGQVWREEQAADYPEINDELPSSNPRGCQKGACYTDYVNAEQRIKHPLRRVGERGEGKWKRISWDEALTEIAEKVIEEVQGGNYDAISGFTPIPAMSPVSFASGSRFVNLIGGVSHSFYDWYSDLPPGEPITWGTQTDNAESADWYDADYIIAWGSNINVTRIPDAKFFLEAAYKGTKRVGIFTDYSQTAIHCDDWLSPKAGSDAALALGMARTIVDEDLYDEAHLKEQSDMPFLVREDSGKFLRVADVPSLSTSGEAGKVFAMVDQQGNLRNAPGSLGNRDGKHDDSASIALDFDPQLDVNQSVDLQDGSVQVRSVWSHVTEELSNYTPERVHELTRVGEETHQEIAREFANVDKGKIIHGKGVNDWYHNDLGNRAIQLLVTLTGHIGRQGTGFDHYVGQEKIWTYNGWQQLSFPTESVRAVPTTLWTYFHGDILGNVEPDTRQRIQESIDKGWMPVYPKEREDGSRPDPSVFFCWRGNYFNQSKGGIAIENVLWPKLDLIVDINFRMDSTALYSDIVLPTASHYEKHDLNMTDMHSYVHPFTPAIEPLGESKTDWEIFRLIAKKVQEIATERNLSPIQDREFDRQIDLTSVHDDYVRNWPDDEPDALKEDKAASEFILDHSEETNPEGSDSQITFDDTVEHPRRFEAAGDHWTSPLEEGKPYTPWKRYVQQKNPWPTFTGRQQYYIDHDWFLDLGEAVPTYKEPEVLQSEQEYPLQYNTPHGRWSIHSTWRDNKHMLRLQRGEPIVYMHPDDAEERGIEDGDTVRVYNDLDEIEVSVKIYPSAQPGVAKLYFAWERFQFPSRGNFNTLVGMYMKPTQLVQYPADSGEHLEFVPNYWGPTGVNSDVHVEVELVEDEATGEGTATTTAQDQNGSSGTTTANQTTANSGTMNTTSGTTDGTASNETTTSSESTNTTTSGNTSDLDVIPGDAPDEASGGDSQ, from the coding sequence ATGAGTGACAACCAATCGAACGTGGACATAGAGAACACAGACGAATCGAACAGCGGTGTCGGTCGCCGAGGGTTCCTGAAAGGACTCGGTCTCACGACCGCACTCGGCCTGACCGGGACGACCATCGGCGACGAGCTTACTCAGATGGGCGGGATCGAGAACGTCGATGGATCGGACTACATCGGGAGTTACCCGTATCGAGAGTGGGAGGATTTCTACCGTGAGAAGTGGGACTGGGACTCGGTAGCCCGGAGCACCCACGGCGTCAACTGCACGGGGAGTTGCTCGTGGAACGTCTACGTCAAAAACGGCCAGGTCTGGCGCGAGGAGCAGGCCGCCGATTATCCCGAGATCAACGACGAACTGCCTTCTTCGAACCCGCGTGGCTGTCAGAAAGGAGCGTGCTACACCGATTACGTGAACGCCGAACAGCGCATCAAACACCCTCTGCGGCGGGTCGGGGAGCGTGGTGAGGGGAAATGGAAGCGCATCTCGTGGGACGAAGCCCTCACCGAGATCGCCGAGAAAGTCATCGAAGAAGTCCAGGGAGGCAATTACGATGCCATCTCCGGATTCACGCCGATCCCGGCGATGAGTCCGGTTTCATTCGCCTCGGGATCGCGGTTCGTCAACCTCATCGGCGGCGTGAGCCACTCGTTTTACGACTGGTACTCCGACTTGCCGCCGGGTGAACCCATTACATGGGGTACGCAGACCGACAACGCGGAGAGTGCCGATTGGTACGATGCTGACTACATCATCGCGTGGGGATCGAACATCAATGTCACTCGGATCCCGGATGCCAAGTTCTTCCTCGAGGCCGCATACAAAGGCACCAAGCGGGTCGGAATCTTTACCGACTACTCCCAGACCGCCATCCACTGTGACGACTGGTTGTCACCGAAGGCTGGCTCCGATGCGGCACTCGCGCTCGGAATGGCTCGGACTATCGTCGACGAGGATCTCTACGACGAAGCGCATCTGAAAGAGCAGTCGGATATGCCCTTCCTCGTCCGCGAGGACTCCGGAAAGTTCCTTCGCGTCGCCGACGTTCCGAGCCTCTCGACCAGCGGCGAGGCGGGCAAAGTGTTTGCGATGGTCGATCAACAGGGCAATCTTCGGAACGCCCCGGGATCGCTCGGCAATCGTGATGGGAAACACGACGACAGTGCGAGCATCGCCCTGGACTTCGATCCACAGTTAGATGTGAACCAATCGGTCGATCTCCAGGACGGGAGCGTGCAAGTCCGATCGGTCTGGTCGCATGTCACCGAGGAGCTGTCGAACTACACTCCCGAACGCGTACACGAGCTCACCCGCGTCGGCGAGGAGACCCACCAGGAGATCGCCCGCGAGTTCGCCAACGTAGACAAGGGCAAGATCATCCACGGCAAGGGCGTCAATGACTGGTATCACAACGATCTCGGGAACCGGGCGATCCAGCTGCTCGTGACTCTCACGGGTCACATCGGTCGACAGGGTACTGGGTTCGACCACTACGTCGGCCAAGAGAAGATCTGGACATACAATGGCTGGCAACAACTCTCGTTCCCGACAGAGAGCGTTCGGGCAGTTCCGACAACGCTCTGGACGTACTTCCACGGCGACATTCTCGGAAACGTCGAACCCGATACTCGACAGCGGATTCAGGAATCCATCGACAAGGGATGGATGCCTGTCTATCCGAAGGAGCGTGAGGATGGCTCGCGCCCCGATCCGAGCGTCTTCTTCTGCTGGCGAGGTAACTATTTCAACCAGTCGAAGGGCGGCATCGCCATCGAGAACGTGCTCTGGCCGAAACTCGATCTCATCGTCGATATCAACTTCCGGATGGATTCGACGGCACTGTACAGCGACATCGTGCTGCCGACCGCGAGCCACTACGAGAAACACGACCTGAATATGACCGACATGCACTCGTACGTCCATCCGTTTACCCCGGCGATCGAACCGCTGGGCGAGTCGAAAACGGACTGGGAGATCTTCCGGCTAATCGCGAAGAAAGTCCAGGAGATAGCAACGGAACGGAATCTGAGTCCGATCCAGGACCGCGAGTTCGACCGTCAGATCGACCTCACGAGCGTCCACGACGACTACGTGCGAAACTGGCCGGACGACGAACCGGATGCACTGAAAGAGGACAAAGCGGCTTCCGAGTTCATACTCGATCACTCCGAGGAGACCAATCCCGAGGGGAGCGATAGCCAAATCACGTTCGACGATACGGTTGAGCACCCACGACGGTTTGAGGCGGCGGGCGATCACTGGACCTCACCACTGGAGGAGGGCAAACCGTACACGCCGTGGAAGCGCTATGTCCAGCAGAAGAACCCGTGGCCGACATTCACCGGCCGCCAGCAGTACTACATCGACCACGACTGGTTCCTCGATCTCGGTGAGGCAGTGCCGACGTACAAAGAGCCTGAAGTGCTTCAGTCCGAGCAAGAGTACCCTCTCCAGTACAACACGCCTCACGGACGGTGGTCGATCCACTCGACGTGGCGGGACAACAAGCATATGCTCCGCCTCCAGCGGGGTGAACCCATTGTCTACATGCATCCCGACGACGCCGAAGAGCGCGGTATTGAGGACGGCGATACCGTTCGAGTCTACAATGACCTCGACGAAATCGAGGTCAGCGTCAAGATCTATCCCAGTGCCCAGCCCGGTGTGGCGAAGCTCTACTTCGCGTGGGAGCGTTTCCAGTTCCCGAGCCGCGGGAACTTCAACACGCTCGTCGGGATGTACATGAAGCCGACGCAGCTGGTGCAGTATCCCGCAGACAGCGGCGAACACCTCGAATTCGTCCCCAACTACTGGGGGCCAACTGGCGTTAATAGCGACGTCCACGTCGAGGTCGAACTGGTCGAAGACGAAGCGACGGGTGAGGGGACTGCCACTACAACCGCCCAAGATCAAAACGGGAGTTCGGGAACCACGACGGCGAATCAGACCACCGCTAACTCTGGCACAATGAATACAACAAGTGGAACGACCGACGGGACGGCAAGCAACGAGACGACAACAAGCAGTGAGAGTACCAACACGACGACCAGCGGTAACACGTCCGACCTCGACGTGATTCCGGGCGATGCGCCTGATGAGGCTTCCGGCGGTGATTCCCAATGA
- the narH gene encoding nitrate reductase subunit beta has protein sequence MSSQNQQNATNETSSGNESTTAQSGQQIDIADGIDHQVAMVMDLNKCVGCQTCTIACKTLWTDSGGREYMYWNNVETQPGKGYPRGWEDDDGGYQSAEQAGNQEHLDYQEGDTSIPSQEDYGRAWDFNHTEVMYDGSDAPLRPQGENPEWGANWDEDQGAGEYPNSYYFYLPRICNHCTHPSCAEACPRKAIYKREEDGIVLVDQERCRGYRYCVEGCPYNKVYYNVMRKRSEKCIFCYPRLEGEGSGDGNFNLNDGDAVPPACATECPPQLRMVGFLDDEQGPIHKLVNEHEVALPLHPDYHTQPNVYYIPPFAPPQHSEDGESIDVERIPRPLLENLFGDRVHDALDTIERHRDRVRRGEDSELMDILTTNNPAQQYRLEAFDGE, from the coding sequence ATGAGCTCACAGAACCAGCAGAACGCCACCAACGAGACCAGCAGTGGTAATGAGAGCACCACGGCTCAGTCCGGGCAACAAATCGACATCGCAGACGGGATCGACCATCAGGTAGCGATGGTGATGGACCTCAACAAGTGCGTCGGCTGCCAGACCTGTACGATCGCCTGTAAGACGCTCTGGACCGATTCCGGCGGCCGCGAGTATATGTACTGGAACAACGTCGAGACCCAACCCGGAAAGGGCTACCCGCGCGGCTGGGAGGACGACGACGGTGGGTACCAATCGGCCGAACAGGCCGGAAATCAGGAGCATCTCGACTATCAGGAAGGGGACACCTCCATCCCATCGCAGGAAGACTACGGCCGAGCGTGGGATTTCAACCATACCGAGGTGATGTACGACGGGAGCGACGCACCCCTCCGCCCACAGGGAGAGAACCCCGAATGGGGAGCGAACTGGGACGAAGACCAAGGTGCGGGCGAGTACCCGAACTCGTACTACTTCTATCTCCCGCGCATCTGCAACCACTGTACCCATCCTTCCTGTGCCGAAGCCTGTCCGCGGAAGGCGATCTACAAGCGTGAGGAGGACGGTATCGTTCTCGTCGATCAAGAGCGGTGTCGCGGCTATCGCTACTGTGTCGAGGGGTGTCCGTACAACAAGGTCTATTATAATGTCATGCGCAAGCGCTCGGAGAAGTGTATTTTCTGTTATCCCCGCCTCGAAGGCGAGGGATCGGGCGACGGAAACTTCAACCTCAACGACGGCGATGCGGTGCCGCCCGCCTGTGCGACGGAATGCCCGCCTCAGCTCCGGATGGTCGGCTTCCTGGACGACGAACAAGGACCGATTCACAAGCTGGTCAACGAACACGAGGTGGCGCTCCCGCTCCACCCCGATTATCACACCCAACCGAACGTCTACTACATCCCGCCGTTCGCTCCACCACAACACTCCGAGGACGGCGAGAGTATCGACGTTGAGCGGATCCCGCGCCCTCTCCTCGAGAACCTGTTCGGTGATCGAGTGCATGACGCGCTCGACACCATCGAGCGTCATCGCGACAGGGTTCGACGCGGTGAGGACAGCGAGCTCATGGATATCCTCACCACCAACAACCCGGCTCAGCAGTATCGACTGGAGGCGTTCGACGGTGAGTAA